GCATTATTCCACTTGTCACAGGCAAGGGGGCAAAGCCCGGACAGCTGTTCCTGGTTGATGGCAACACCACCGACTACAGCAAGGACTTCCAACCGGGCACGCTCACTGGCGCTCACGGAACATTCCCTGGCACTTTCGCGGCCGAATCGTTCACCAAGTCACTTCTTAGTGTGGATCCGGCTTTGAAGGACTTCACGTACGGCGGTGAGTCTTACGATGCAGTAAACCTGATTGCTCTCGCCGCTGAGGAAGCCAAGAGCACCAAGGGCGCTGATATCGCAGCCAAGCTCAAGGACGTATCGCAGGGTGGCGAGAAGTGCAACAACTTCGCCAGCTGCGTCACGTTGCTTCGTAACGGCAAGGACATCGACTACGACGGCCAGTCGGGTCCAATCACGTTCTCGGATGCGGGTGACCCGACGGAAGCCTATATCGGCATCTATCAATACACCAACGAGAATAAGCTAATGCCCGTGAAGGCGGAGTTCGGCAAGCTCTAAGCCAAGGCCCGGCTAGACCGCAACACAGAACAGGTCCCCTTCCTCTCCAGGAAGGGGACCTGTTCTGTGTTGTCGGGCTCGGTGTGCGTGCTTGAGGGCGGGTTTGGGGAGCAGAGTGGGCCCGCAACGGGCAGGGAACGGCTGAGGGCCCTGGGTATACCCAGAGCCCTCCGTGCGTGTAAAGCGGCTGCTAGACCTCGTCGGCCAGCGTCCCCAAGTACAACTGGATGACCTTGGGGTCCTTCATGAGCTCGCGTCCAGTGCCTGTGTAGGCGTCCTTCCCTTGGTCCAGGACGTAACCGCGGTCGCAGATCTGCAGGCAACGGCGGGCGTTCTGTTCCACCATGATGACTGAGACGCCGGCGCGGTTGATCTCGTGGACCCGAAGGAAGGTCTCGTCCTGCTTGACGGGGGAGAGACCCGCCGAAGGCTCATCGAGCAGGAGCACTGCAGGATCCATCATGAGTGCCCGCCCCATGGCGACCATCTGGCGTTCACCGCCTGAGAGGGAACCGGCTCGCTGGGCACGTCGCTTGGCCAGTTCGGGGAAGAGGCTGGCAACGAAGTCGAAGCGCTCGGCGAACGCCTTGGGCCGCTGGAACATGCCCATCTGGAGGTTCTCTTCGATGGTGAGCGTGGCGAACACGTTGTTGGTCTGGGGGACAAAGCCGACGCCCTGGGTGACAAGCTTGTTGGCCTTCAATCCTGTGAGATCCTGACCCCGGACTATTACAGTGCCGGAGTGGACCTTGACCAGGCCGAACATGGCCTTCAGCAGGGTGGATTTACCGGCGCCGTTGGGTCCAATAATACCGATCAATTCACCCTTGCGTGCCTCGATGGAGCAACCGTTGAGGATATTGACGCCAGGAATGTAGCCCGCCACCAGGTTGGTGACTTTGACGACCGAATCGCTGGCTGGGGCATCTGCCGAGGCGGGCATTGCGCTGGTGCTGCTCATTTCCCGTCCTCCTTCTTGGTTTCTACGATGTCGGACAGGATGCCTGCGTCTTCGGTTCCCACTACCGACTCTTCGTCGGCCTCAAGTTCTGCCTCGAGCACCTTGATGCCTTCTGCGTCGCCGAGGTCAACGTCGTGGTGCGCGCCAAGGTAAGCATCGATCACGGCGGGGTTCTTCATGACTTCCACGGGAGGGCCTTCGGCCACGATCTTTCCTTCTGCCATGACTACTACCCAGTCTGCGATGTGGCGCACCATGTTCATATCGTGCTCCACGAACAGGACCGTCATGCCTTCAGCCTTGAGGTTTTTGATGTGGTCCAGGAGGGACTGGGTCAGTGCGGGGTTCACGCCGGCCATGGGCTCGTCGAGCATGACGAGCTTGGGCTTCACCATGAGGGATCGTGCCATCTCCAGGAGCTTACGCTGGCCGCCGGAGAGGGAAGCGGCGTAGTCATCCCTCTTGGTGTCCAGCTTGAACTTCTCCAAGAGCACGTGTGCCTGTGCCGTGATCTCCTTCTCCCGGCCACCCCACATGCCCTTGAACAGGGCTTTGGAAAGACGCTCGCCCGGCTGGTCCGCTGCACCGAGCCGCATGTTTTCCATGACTGTCAGCTTGCCCATGACCTTGGTCAGCTGGAATGTCCGCACCATGCCCATGCGGGCCACTTTGTAGGACGAGACGCCGGCAATACTGTTTCCTTCGAACTGCCACTTGCCCGTGTTTGGCGTGTCGAAGCCGGTGAGCAAGTTGAACAGGGTGGTCTTGCCGGCACCGTTTGGCCCGATCAATGCGGTGATCTTGTGGCGGGGGATCTCCAGGTATTCCACGTCCACGGCGTTGATGCCGCCGAAGGAGCGGGTGACGTTTTCGGCCACGACGATCGGATCGCGCTTCTTGCAGCCAGGGGTATTTTCCCCGACCGCAATAGGACGCGAATCGGTCATGTAGTCGATGCCTGACTCGTCGCTTGGGATGGCGCGGTGGGCTGAGCCACCAGTGCCGGAAGGGGTAACGGGGTTGACTGGGTTGACTGGGTTGTTGCTGTTTGGTTCGTTGGTCTCACTCATGCGAAAGCAAGCTCCTTCTTATTGCCGAAGACGCCTTGCGGGCGGAAGATCATCAGGAGCATCAGTGCCACACCAACAAGGATGTAGCGCAGCTGGCCGGCCTGAACGGTGGTCAGCCAGGTGACGACTCCGGATTCGATGAGCCCATAAAGCAGGCTCTGCGTCAGCGAGAGCACTACCCAGAAGATCATGGCTCCGATCACCGGGCCCAGGACGGTGGCCATGCCACCGAGCAGGAGGCAGGTCCAAAGGAAGAACGTGAGCTCAGTGCCGTAGTTGGAGGGCTGGACGGCGCCGCGGGGGAGGGTGAAGATCATGCCGGCGAGGGCGCCCAGGATGCCACCAATAATGAGGGCCTGCATCTTGTAGGAATAGACATTCTTGCCGAGTGACCGCACCGCGTTCTCATCCTCGCGGATGCCCTTCAGGACGCGCCCCCAAGGGCTGCGCATCAGCAGCCAGACCAGCAGGCAGCAGATAATGACCAGGCCCCAACCCACAACCCGGATAAAGAAGTCACGGTTGTTCATTCCCATGTAGGACCCCTCAGGGAAGGGATTCATGGAGTAGAAGCCACCCTCGAATGCGGCCAGGCCGTTTGCCGAACCCGTGACGCTGGTGAGTTGGTTGGTAGTGACGACGTAGCGCACAATTTCCGCTGCTGCGATAGTGACGATAGCGAGGTAGTCCGCCCGCAGGCGCAGTGTTGGAATACCCAGGATGAACGCGAAGATTACCGAACACAGGACCGCGATAAGCAGGCCGATGAAGAACGGAGTTTTGAAAGTCAACGTGGAGATGGCGAAGCCGTAGGCGCCCACTGCCATGAAACCGGCCTGACCGAAGTTCAACAGGCCTGAGTAGCCGAAGTGTACGGCCAGGCCCAAAGCGGCAAGCGCGTAGGCCGCCGTCGTCGGGCTGAACAATTCGCCAAGGGCGCTGGAAAGAATAAATCCGAAGTCCATGGCCCGCTCCTAACCCACACGCTCACGCCGGCCGAGGATACCCTGCGGTCGGAACAGAAGAACAACAATCATGATGAACAAAGCGCCAACGTACTTGAGGTCGGCAGGGAGGCCAAAGACCGTGGTCAGCTCCACGAAGATTCCGACGACGATGGAGCCGAGCAGGGCGCCGAAGACGGTGCCCAGGCCACCGAGCGTCACGCCGGCGAAGATGAGCAGCAGGATTTGCGAGCCCATGTCGAACGTCACCCCGGGCCGGTAGTAGGCCCACAGGATGCCGCCGAGGGAAGCCAGGACGCCGCCAACGATCCATACGAGCCGGATGACCGAGTCGACGTCGATGCCCGAAGCCGCGGCCAGAGCCGGGTTGTCGGCCACCGCACGGGTTGCCTTACCAAGACGGGTCTTCAGCAGGACTATGCCGATCATGGCAATCACCACGGCACTGATCAACAGGGACCAGAGGTTGTTCGGAGAGATGGAAATGGGCCCGATCTGGACCTCGGCGCTTTGGGCTCCGGGCAGCTGTTGGGTGGCGCCGCCGAAGAAGAACTGGATGACGTAGCGGATAGCCAGGGCAAGGCCGATGCTGACAATCATCATGGGCACCAGGCCCGAGCCGCGCCGCCGCAAAGGCCGCCAGAGCCCGGCATCCTGGACATACCCGAAGAGCCCGCCGCCGATCAGCGACAGCAGGATGGCCAGCCAGAACGGCAACCCAAAACTGTTGAGCATGAAGACGAGCACGGCACCCATGGTCACCATCTCGCCGTGGGCGAAGTTGGTAAGGCCTGTGGTGCCGAAGATAAGGGACAGGCCGACGGAGGCAAGTGCCAGCAGCAGGCCGAAGCTCAGCCCGGCAACCAGGCGGTTGAGGAGGTTTTGGCCGAAGTCTTGTTGCTGGACGACGATGCCCTTACCGAAGGCGAAGATGACTGACAGGTTGGACGTCTGGCTGAAGGTGACATCGCGGGGGTTCTCCTGACCATCGGCAAGTTTGATGCCTTGGGGCAAGGTGGAGGTATCCAGCTCAACTCTGTACGTGCCTTGTGTGGGGACGCCTATGTTCCAGGCGCCGTTGGCTCCGGAAGTTGCTTCGCCCTCAAACCCGTTGCCCGAGGCCTTGATCTTCACGCCCGGTATGGGAGCACGGGCATCATCGCGGAGGAAGCCGCTGATATTGTCTTGGAAATTCGTTGGGGATGGCGAAGGCGAGGGGGTGGTTGCCTCCGCCGCGGGGGCGGCGATCAACAGAGTGGCAATGAGGGCTGCGAAGAACGCCCCCACGGCTCTCTGCAGTCCCTTGGACCGTCTCATGGACGGGTCGCGCAGTGTGCTTCTCAAAATGGAAACCTCCACAGTGGGGGTGGTCCCGGCTGCGCCATTGCAGCCGGTGCGAACGGTCATGGGGCTTGTGAACAGTTCTTGCCTAGCTGCCTCGATTGTGATCTAAGTCACCCATGTGTGGCCTATGTTACCGCTCAGTGCGGCTAAAAAATGCACAGCATAGAGGTCGGAAGATAGCGATCGGATAACAACTGTGAAGCTATAGGCAACAAGAATCTCCCACATTCGTGTCACGGTTGAGTTTCGTCTGGGTGAACAAGGGAACTTTCCCTGCCCTGGGCGCGTGGTAATTGGTACCGTGAATTATCACTTAGCCCTTTTCAGGAGGACACCCGCAATGGCACTTGGCGGAAACCCTATCTTCAACGGAAAGAATTTCCGTGGAGCCAAACAGGCACCGCCTGTTCCGCAAAATCCGTATTCCAACCAGTACGGCCAGCAGTTTAGCCAAGCACCTGGTCGCGCGCCTGGGCAGGTCCTCGACGCCGGGTCCACTTGGTCCGCTTCGCAGCAGAACATGACCAACGAACAACTGCAGCAGATGTACAACCAGCCTGCAGCAGGACCTGCCGACACCGGCCGGATGACCTACGACGACGTCATCATGAAGACCGTCGCCTGCCTTGTTGCCTTGGTCGTCGGCGCGGGCATCACGCTCTTTGTAGCACCGGCCCTGTCGAGCATGCTGATGATCGTCGGCGCGCTCGGGGGATTCGTCCTTGCCCTGGTCAATACCTTCAAGAAGCAGCCTTCGCCGGCACTGATTCTGGCATATGCGGGCCTTGAGGGACTCTTCCTCGGTGGCCTGACCCGGATACTTGACGGAATGTTCCCCGGCGTCGGCCTCCAGGCGGTCATCGGTACCTTGGCAGTCTTCGGCGTCACGCTGCTGCTCTTCAAGAGCGGCAAGGTCCGCGCCACACCCAAGATGGTGCGCTTCTTCATGATCGCCACCATCGGCTACGCCGTCTTTGCGCTGATCAACCTCGTCATGATGTGGACCGGTGCGGTTCAGGAACCGTTCGGCCTGCGCACAAGTATCACGATTGCAGGCATCCCGCTGGGTGTCTTCATTGGCATCCTGGCGATTGGCCTGGCAGCCTTCTCGCTCATCATGGACTTCACCAGCATCGAACAAGGCGTCCGTGCCGGCGCACCTGAGCGCTACTCCTGGATCGCTGCCTTCGGCCTGACCGTCACGCTGGTTTGGCTCTACGTCGAAATCATCCGGCTTCTGGCGATTTTGCGCGGCGACGACTAAGTCCGCCCAGGTTCAAGAAAAATGCCCCCGAATTACTTCGGGGGCATTTTTCTTTAAACGGGGACCTGGCTAAAACAGTGGCGTGGCCCAGCACACCTCAACTCAGGCGTTCGAAAACTACAGCCATTCCCTGGCCGCCTCCAACGCATAACGTGGCCAGGCCAAGGGTTCCGTCGCGTTCCTTCAAACCATTGAGGAGCGTGGTGGTCATGCGCGCTCCGGTCATACCGAAGGGGTGCCCCAGGGCAATGGCGCCACCGTGCACGTTGAGCTTCTGTGGGTCGATGCCAAGTTCACGGGCGCTCGCAACAACTTGGACGGCAAAGGCTTCGTTGAGCTCCACGAGGTCGATGTCGTCAATCGTCAGTCCTGCCAGTGCCAACGCCCGCCGCGTTGACTCAACTGGTCCCATGCCCATGAGTTCGGGTGACAGGGCGGAAACGGCGGTGGAGACAACTCGTGCCAACGGTTGAAGTCCAAGTTCGCGCGCGCGCGCGTCACTCATGACCAGGACGGCGGCGGCGCCGTCGTTCAGTGGGCACGCATTCCCCGCCGTCACTGTGCCTTGGGGCCGGAAGACGGGGTCCAGGGCGGATACAGCCTCCAAGGTCACTCCCGCGCGAGGAGAGTCGTCCCGGTCAACCAGGGTGCCGTCCTTGCGCATGTACGGTGTGATCTCTCGTGCGTAGAAACCCGAGGCAATGGCTGCTTCAGCGCGATTCTGGCTCAGCACGCCCCACTCGTCCTGCTCTGCCCGGCCGATTCCGTAGCTGGTGGCAACGT
This genomic stretch from Micrococcaceae bacterium Sec5.1 harbors:
- a CDS encoding ABC transporter ATP-binding protein — translated: MSSTSAMPASADAPASDSVVKVTNLVAGYIPGVNILNGCSIEARKGELIGIIGPNGAGKSTLLKAMFGLVKVHSGTVIVRGQDLTGLKANKLVTQGVGFVPQTNNVFATLTIEENLQMGMFQRPKAFAERFDFVASLFPELAKRRAQRAGSLSGGERQMVAMGRALMMDPAVLLLDEPSAGLSPVKQDETFLRVHEINRAGVSVIMVEQNARRCLQICDRGYVLDQGKDAYTGTGRELMKDPKVIQLYLGTLADEV
- a CDS encoding Bax inhibitor-1/YccA family protein, with product MALGGNPIFNGKNFRGAKQAPPVPQNPYSNQYGQQFSQAPGRAPGQVLDAGSTWSASQQNMTNEQLQQMYNQPAAGPADTGRMTYDDVIMKTVACLVALVVGAGITLFVAPALSSMLMIVGALGGFVLALVNTFKKQPSPALILAYAGLEGLFLGGLTRILDGMFPGVGLQAVIGTLAVFGVTLLLFKSGKVRATPKMVRFFMIATIGYAVFALINLVMMWTGAVQEPFGLRTSITIAGIPLGVFIGILAIGLAAFSLIMDFTSIEQGVRAGAPERYSWIAAFGLTVTLVWLYVEIIRLLAILRGDD
- a CDS encoding ABC transporter ATP-binding protein, with product MTDSRPIAVGENTPGCKKRDPIVVAENVTRSFGGINAVDVEYLEIPRHKITALIGPNGAGKTTLFNLLTGFDTPNTGKWQFEGNSIAGVSSYKVARMGMVRTFQLTKVMGKLTVMENMRLGAADQPGERLSKALFKGMWGGREKEITAQAHVLLEKFKLDTKRDDYAASLSGGQRKLLEMARSLMVKPKLVMLDEPMAGVNPALTQSLLDHIKNLKAEGMTVLFVEHDMNMVRHIADWVVVMAEGKIVAEGPPVEVMKNPAVIDAYLGAHHDVDLGDAEGIKVLEAELEADEESVVGTEDAGILSDIVETKKEDGK
- a CDS encoding branched-chain amino acid ABC transporter permease — translated: MTVRTGCNGAAGTTPTVEVSILRSTLRDPSMRRSKGLQRAVGAFFAALIATLLIAAPAAEATTPSPSPSPTNFQDNISGFLRDDARAPIPGVKIKASGNGFEGEATSGANGAWNIGVPTQGTYRVELDTSTLPQGIKLADGQENPRDVTFSQTSNLSVIFAFGKGIVVQQQDFGQNLLNRLVAGLSFGLLLALASVGLSLIFGTTGLTNFAHGEMVTMGAVLVFMLNSFGLPFWLAILLSLIGGGLFGYVQDAGLWRPLRRRGSGLVPMMIVSIGLALAIRYVIQFFFGGATQQLPGAQSAEVQIGPISISPNNLWSLLISAVVIAMIGIVLLKTRLGKATRAVADNPALAAASGIDVDSVIRLVWIVGGVLASLGGILWAYYRPGVTFDMGSQILLLIFAGVTLGGLGTVFGALLGSIVVGIFVELTTVFGLPADLKYVGALFIMIVVLLFRPQGILGRRERVG
- a CDS encoding branched-chain amino acid ABC transporter permease, with translation MDFGFILSSALGELFSPTTAAYALAALGLAVHFGYSGLLNFGQAGFMAVGAYGFAISTLTFKTPFFIGLLIAVLCSVIFAFILGIPTLRLRADYLAIVTIAAAEIVRYVVTTNQLTSVTGSANGLAAFEGGFYSMNPFPEGSYMGMNNRDFFIRVVGWGLVIICCLLVWLLMRSPWGRVLKGIREDENAVRSLGKNVYSYKMQALIIGGILGALAGMIFTLPRGAVQPSNYGTELTFFLWTCLLLGGMATVLGPVIGAMIFWVVLSLTQSLLYGLIESGVVTWLTTVQAGQLRYILVGVALMLLMIFRPQGVFGNKKELAFA
- a CDS encoding acetyl-CoA C-acetyltransferase, with the translated sequence MTEAVIVSTARSPIGRAFKGSLKDERPDDLATAMVQAALAKVPAFDPAAEDGGGLDDILLGCAEPSGEAGSNMARVVAVLASLDRVPAATINRFCASSLQTLRMAFHAIKAGEASAIVSAGVESVSRYQNWAGAGQTDVGNHNPLFESAAQRTAARAASNIPWTDPRLGGRLPDIYIAMGQTAENVATSYGIGRAEQDEWGVLSQNRAEAAIASGFYAREITPYMRKDGTLVDRDDSPRAGVTLEAVSALDPVFRPQGTVTAGNACPLNDGAAAVLVMSDARARELGLQPLARVVSTAVSALSPELMGMGPVESTRRALALAGLTIDDIDLVELNEAFAVQVVASARELGIDPQKLNVHGGAIALGHPFGMTGARMTTTLLNGLKERDGTLGLATLCVGGGQGMAVVFERLS